A single window of Hemibagrus wyckioides isolate EC202008001 linkage group LG28, SWU_Hwy_1.0, whole genome shotgun sequence DNA harbors:
- the stard8 gene encoding stAR-related lipid transfer protein 8 isoform X3: METSSPRQRRRYHDGSLTRRRQRGYEVEAKEACDWLRAAGFPQYVQLYEASLFPIDISSVRRDHEFLDHDSVRALCRRLTTLNKCAAMSLEVHFRCKQSEDSEEDDACALSSRWAFQRDSKTWSRLQTHSDGVTTLRPSASSDSVLSDVTSLTSDLSLSSLSLDVAQETASPEVTTYSEPTECDGDDSSSPPHSVREKVRRSSRLLLRRMESLRRQKDAVARGVSTETHPPVAKLRPELGLPKRTVKGNGASEDAGWRSRMRRHSSIDQSAADIKPQRACLYLEDYQLAWERSKLTNQRSLPATVGRLVHLPSDHKPGTFPRSLSIESVCPPDFSGRGEPIGWLGEDGDFSLDGTSSYLSESQDFVSPTLGKRHNSVDSINSVYDNVPHAYPVSPEVPVVSIQSSEDAFQYLDAILQHIHGLQDNIDEWSNSLGRQLDESESMTEGTLPSMLHDEERSDYESAGNSLNDGDGDMRERRDSGVGASLTRPSRKLRWHSFQNSHRPSVSSASQEINRQSAAQLNLLQKYSLLRLTAVLEKHGDTGRHGRSWTVPKFMKRSKVPDYRDKRVFGVPPIINVQRSGQPLPQSIQQAMRYLRSQCLEKVGIFRKSGVKSRIQALRQLNDNSPDHVTYQGQSAYDVADLLKQYFRDLPEPILTSKLTQTFLHIYQFVPQQQRFQAVQCAVFLLPDENREVLQTLLYFLSDISTAEENQMTAHTLAVCLAPSILHLNNSKRDTASHRLISKRGRAKPDHKDLSENMAATECLSHMITECKKLFQIPQEMMLQACSSYVLADAQPLPLHALGVNRRGEHVDYRVYLEDNVQCLLRDTAEKGKGWHSAPGPPHTELAFKKVGEGHPIRLWRASVEIEAPPTVVLHRVLRERHLWDEDLLHSRVIESLENNTEVFHYITDSMAPHPRRDFVVLRRWCTDLPRGVCVLISSSVDHGNVQLEAGLRAVLLTSRIIIEPCGKGRSRLTHYCRADLRGRSPDWYNKVFGHLCAAEVARIRGSFPVLTARGPETKL, encoded by the exons GTTATGCCG gagatTGACGACTCTGAACAAATGCGCTGCTATGAGTCTGGAAGTTCACTTCCGCTGTAAACAG agCGAGGACTCTGAGGAGGATGATGCGTGTGCACTCAGCTCCCGTTGGGCGTTTCAGCGTGACAGTAAAACCTGGTCCCGCCTCCAGACGCACAGCGACGGTGTGACGACCCTGAGGCCATCAGCCAGCAGTGACAGCGTCCTAAGTGACGTGACCTCgttgacctctgacctcagcCTGAGCAGCCTGAGTCTGGACGTCGCCCAGGAGACCGCCTCTCCGGAGGTCACCACCTATAGCGAGCCCACAGAATGTGATGGCGATGACTCGTCCTCTCCTCCTCATTCTGTCCGAGAAAAAGTCAGACGTTCGTCCAGACTCCTCCTGCGAAGGATGGAGTCTCTGCGGCGACAGAAGGATGCAGTTGCTAGGGGCGTTTCCACGGAAACGCATCCTCCAGTGGCAAAATTACGTCCGGAACTCGGCTTGCCAAAAAGGACAGTAAAAGGAAACGGTGCCTCAGAGGACGCGGGATGGAGGTCGCGAATGAGGCGGCACAGCAGCATCGACCAATCGGCAGCTGACATCAAGCCTCAGAGGGCGTGTCTTTATCTCGAGGATTACCAGTTAGCATGGGAGCGGTCcaaactgaccaatcagagaagTCTCCCGGCAACTGTAGGGCGTCTCGTTCATCTTCCTTCAGATCACAAACCCGGAACGTTCCCCCGGTCGCTGTCCATCGAGAGCGTGTGTCCGCCTGATTTCTCTGGGCGTGGCGAGCCGATCGGCTGGCTGGGAGAGGACGGAGACTTCTCATTGGATGGCACCAGCAGTTACCTCAGCGAATCGCAGGACTTTGTTTCACCCACGCTGGGGAAACGGCACAACTCTGTGGATTCGATCAACTCGGTTTACGACAATGTCCCGCACGCCTACCCGGTTTCTCCGGAGGTTCCGGTAGTTTCCATTCAGAGCTCGGAGGACGCGTTCCAGTATCTGGACGCCATTTTGCAGCACATCCACGGACTGCAGGACAACATCGACGAGTGGTCGAACTCTCTGGGACGACAGCTGGATGAGAGCGAGTCCATGACAGAGGGTACGTTACCCAGCATGCTTCATGATGAGGAGCGCTCGGATTACGAGAGTGCCGGGAATTCGCTGAACGACGGAGATGGAGACATGAGGGAAAGGAGGGATTCGGGAGTCGGAGCGTCCCTCACTCGCCCCAGCAG GAAGCTGCGATGGCACAGTTTCCAGAACTCACACCGCCCCAGCGTCTCCTCGGCCTCACAGGAGATTAACCGCCAGTCAGCGGCTCAGCTCAACCTGCTGCAGAAGTACAGCCTGCTGAGGCTCACTGCTGTCCTGGAGAAACACGGAGACACGGGCAGACACGGCCGGAGCtg GACCGTGCCCAAGTTCATGAAGCGCTCTAAAGTTCCTGATTACAGAGACAAGCGAGTGTTTGGGGTTCCACCTATCATAAATGTCCAGCGCAGCGGTCAGCCCCTCCCCCAGAGCATACAGCAGGCCATGAGGTACCTGCGGAGTCAGTGTCTCgaaaag GTGGGAATATTTCGGAAGTCTGGAGTGAAATCCCGGATTCAGGCCCTCAGGCAGCTGAATGATAATTCCCCTGATCATGTGACCTATCAGGGCCAATCAGCTTACGACGTTGCTGACCTGCTAAAGCAGTACTTCAGAGATCTTCCAGAACCCATCCTCACCTCCAAACTCACACAGACCTTCCTGCACATTTACCagt tcgtCCCTCAGCAGCAGAGGTTCCAGGCAGTGCAGTGTGCTGTGTTCCTCCTGCCTGATGAGAACCGGGAGGTTCTGCAGACGCTGCTCTACTTCCTCAGTGACATCAGCACAGCCGAGGAGAACCAGATGACcgcacacacacttgctgtGTGTCTCGCTCCCTCCATCCTGCACCTCAACAACTCCAAAcgagacacagcctcacacag GCTGATTAGCAAAAGGGGCAGAGCAAAACCAGACCACAAGGACCTGAGTGAGAACATGGCAGCCACAGAGTGCCTGAGTCACATGATCACAGAGTGTAAAAAGCTcttccag attcCTCAGGAGATGATGCTGCAGGCGTGTAGCTCCTACGTGTTAGCGGACGCTCAGCCGCTGCCTCTGCATGCGCTCGGTGTGAACAGACGCGGAGAACACGTGGACTATCGCGTTTACCTGGAGGACAACGTGCAGTGTTTACTCAGAGATACAGCTGAGAAGGGCAAGGGGTGGCACAGCGCACCGGGACCTCCACACACTGAGCTCGCCTTCaagaag GTTGGAGAAGGCCACCCGATTCGCCTGTGGCGTGCCTCTGTGGAGATCGAGGCTCCACCCACTGTGGTTTTGCACCGTGTGCTGAGAGAGCGCCACCTATGGGATGAGGACCTGCTGCACAGCCGCGTAATCGAGAGTCTGGAGAACAACACCGAGGTGTTTCACTACATCACCGACAGCATGGCGCCTCACCCACGCAGAGACTTTGTAGTGctccg gcgtTGGTGCACAGATCTCcctcggggtgtgtgtgttctcatctCCTCATCTGTTGATCACGGCAATGTGCAGCTGGAGGCGGGGCTTCGAGCGGTGCTTCTGACATCACGTATTATAATTGAGCCATGCGGAAAGGGGCGGAGCCGACTAACTCACTACTGCAGAGCAGATCTAcg GGGGCGCTCTCCTGACTGGtataataaagtgtttggtCACCTGTGTGCAGCAGAAGTCGCTCGGATACGTGGCTCGTTCCCCGTTCTGACCGCAAGAGGACCTGAGACCAAACTCTGA